In the Clostridium sporogenes genome, one interval contains:
- a CDS encoding Crp/Fnr family transcriptional regulator, whose translation MNSSIKYKFKDLDIFSSLKNNELDMLTNKSKVIDLKKGEILFYERDSVNDVYIVLEGKVTLYRISENGQKRVIFIIDKGKFINEIILDKKPASICCEGFENSKVLSIKRNDLLYMMGGNFEFTQEVMFSMTNKIRRMYRQLKNTVPLKVEKRVAAKLWKLAKDYGQCEKNGEVIKLNITVTYLSEMLGSSRETISRALKELKNKELIYYEGKKIIIKDRDKLSKFFKGM comes from the coding sequence ATGAACAGTTCAATAAAATATAAATTTAAGGATTTGGATATATTCTCTAGTCTTAAAAATAATGAATTAGATATGCTAACTAATAAATCTAAAGTAATAGATTTAAAAAAAGGAGAAATTTTATTTTATGAAAGAGATTCTGTAAATGATGTATACATAGTATTAGAAGGAAAAGTTACTTTGTATAGAATTTCAGAAAATGGTCAAAAAAGAGTAATATTCATAATAGATAAGGGTAAATTTATAAATGAAATTATACTAGATAAGAAACCAGCATCTATATGCTGTGAGGGATTTGAAAATAGTAAGGTTTTATCAATTAAAAGAAATGATTTATTATATATGATGGGTGGAAATTTTGAATTTACTCAAGAAGTGATGTTTTCAATGACTAATAAAATAAGAAGGATGTATAGACAACTAAAGAATACAGTACCTCTTAAAGTAGAAAAAAGAGTAGCAGCCAAGCTTTGGAAATTGGCCAAGGACTATGGCCAGTGTGAAAAAAATGGAGAAGTCATAAAGTTAAATATAACAGTTACTTATCTTTCAGAAATGTTAGGAAGTTCAAGAGAAACTATATCTAGAGCATTAAAAGAGTTAAAAAACAAAGAACTTATATATTATGAGGGTAAAAAAATAATAATTAAAGATAGAGATAAATTATCAAAGTTTTTTAAGGGTATGTGA
- the asrC gene encoding sulfite reductase subunit C: MDINTKDIKKNAFRVTKQRGKTALRVRIPGGNLPVKCFAILTKIAEEYGNGKVHVTTRQGFEIPDLDFNKMDEINELIQPVIEGLNINQDEVGKGYSAAGTRNVTSCVGNEVCPFANYNTVKFAKRIEKAIFPNDYHVKVALTGCPNDCIKARMHDFGILGMTEPQYDKYRCVGCQACVNNCKKRATGALRFENFKVIRDHEKCIGCGECIGKCPTGAWTRSKEKYYKLAIMGRTGKKNPRLAEDFIKWVDEDSIVKIIVNTYEYIHEYIDKDAPGGKEHIGYIVDRTGYQEFKKWALKDVNLKEKAELAENINWSGIKYK, translated from the coding sequence ATGGATATTAATACTAAAGACATAAAAAAGAATGCATTTAGAGTTACAAAACAAAGAGGTAAAACAGCTTTAAGAGTAAGAATTCCTGGAGGGAACCTGCCAGTAAAGTGTTTTGCAATATTAACTAAAATAGCTGAAGAATATGGTAATGGAAAAGTTCATGTAACTACAAGGCAAGGATTTGAAATTCCAGATTTAGATTTTAATAAAATGGATGAAATAAATGAGTTAATACAACCGGTTATAGAAGGATTAAATATAAACCAAGATGAAGTAGGAAAAGGATACTCAGCAGCTGGAACTAGGAATGTAACTTCTTGTGTTGGAAATGAAGTTTGTCCTTTTGCTAATTATAATACTGTAAAGTTTGCTAAAAGAATAGAAAAGGCGATATTCCCTAATGATTACCATGTTAAAGTAGCCCTTACAGGATGTCCTAATGATTGCATAAAAGCTAGAATGCACGACTTTGGAATATTAGGAATGACAGAACCACAATATGATAAGTACAGATGTGTAGGATGTCAAGCCTGCGTTAATAATTGTAAAAAAAGAGCCACAGGAGCGTTAAGATTTGAAAACTTTAAAGTTATAAGGGATCATGAAAAGTGTATAGGATGTGGAGAGTGTATAGGTAAATGTCCAACGGGAGCATGGACTCGTAGTAAAGAAAAATATTATAAATTAGCCATAATGGGGAGAACAGGCAAGAAAAATCCTAGACTTGCAGAAGATTTTATAAAATGGGTAGATGAAGATAGCATAGTAAAAATAATAGTAAATACCTATGAGTATATACATGAATATATAGATAAAGATGCTCCGGGTGGAAAGGAACATATAGGATATATAGTAGATAGAACAGGATATCAAGAATTTAAAAAATGGGCATTAAAAGATGTAAATTTAAAGGAAAAAGCAGAGTTAGCTGAAAATATAAATTGGAGTGGAATAAAGTACAAATAG
- the asrA gene encoding anaerobic sulfite reductase subunit AsrA: protein MGFKFKKESFNKALKNLKKDFKVYAPTTLEGKGTFSDTDSIRYKEISSVEEINFKEKSNFSFKEVILPITQTLFYFTEDNWIEPKTDKENILIFLRSCDLHGLKRIDDIYLKNGSEDPYYKAIRERVKFVVMGCSESFENCFCVSMGTNKSENYNLGININEESVYVDIKDDSLEKYFNEVQVEEKLEVEPSYVKENKIKVNISDKIELSKIVNLDFWNEYSQRCIACGRCNFVCPTCTCFTMQDIFYKDNDKAGERRRVWASCQVDGYTNMAGSHGFRIDKGQRMRFKVMHKVNDYKKRFAYHMCVGCGRCDDICPEYISFSNCINKLSNLVEEVNSNDCK from the coding sequence ATGGGTTTTAAATTTAAAAAAGAAAGTTTTAACAAGGCTTTAAAAAACTTAAAAAAAGATTTTAAAGTTTATGCACCAACTACATTAGAAGGAAAGGGTACATTTTCAGATACAGATTCTATAAGATATAAAGAAATCTCATCTGTAGAAGAAATAAATTTTAAAGAAAAATCTAATTTTTCATTTAAAGAAGTTATACTACCAATAACTCAAACATTATTTTATTTTACAGAGGATAATTGGATTGAGCCTAAAACAGATAAGGAAAATATACTTATATTTTTAAGAAGTTGTGATTTACATGGATTAAAGCGTATAGATGATATATATTTAAAAAATGGATCTGAAGATCCTTATTATAAAGCTATAAGAGAAAGAGTTAAATTTGTTGTTATGGGATGTAGTGAAAGCTTTGAAAACTGTTTCTGTGTTTCTATGGGAACTAATAAATCAGAAAATTATAATCTAGGAATAAACATTAATGAAGAAAGTGTATATGTAGATATTAAAGATGATTCTTTAGAAAAATATTTTAATGAGGTACAAGTAGAGGAAAAACTTGAAGTAGAACCAAGTTATGTTAAAGAAAACAAAATCAAAGTAAATATATCAGATAAAATAGAACTATCTAAAATAGTTAACTTAGATTTTTGGAATGAATATTCCCAAAGATGTATAGCCTGTGGAAGATGTAATTTTGTTTGTCCAACCTGTACTTGTTTTACTATGCAAGATATATTCTACAAAGATAATGATAAAGCAGGAGAAAGAAGAAGAGTATGGGCTTCTTGCCAAGTAGACGGATATACTAATATGGCTGGCAGTCATGGATTTAGAATAGACAAGGGTCAAAGAATGAGATTTAAAGTTATGCACAAGGTAAATGATTATAAAAAAAGATTTGCATATCATATGTGTGTAGGTTGTGGAAGATGTGATGATATTTGTCCAGAATATATATCTTTCTCAAATTGCATAAATAAACTTTCAAATTTAGTAGAAGAGGTGAATTCTAATGACTGCAAATAA
- a CDS encoding formate/nitrite transporter family protein, which produces MYSEEINKISNVAENKRDLLRNNRVGYLISSALAGIYVGIGIILIFTLGGNLEAANSPYVKLIMGLSFGIALSLVIMAGSELFTGNNMVMTIGTLNKKTSWKDTLSIWSFSFVGNLIGSMLLALIFVNAGLAKGAVGKFILKTAETKMTLPPMELFLRGLLCNVLVCLAVWCSLKMKEEAGKLIMIFWCLFAFISSGFEHSVANMTLLSIALFIPHGAQISVNGMAYNLIFVTLGNIIGGALFVGAAYYKISKK; this is translated from the coding sequence ATGTATAGTGAAGAAATTAACAAGATTAGTAATGTAGCAGAAAACAAAAGGGACTTATTAAGAAATAATAGAGTAGGCTATTTAATATCTTCTGCTCTTGCAGGAATATATGTAGGCATAGGCATTATACTCATATTTACATTAGGCGGAAATTTAGAAGCTGCTAATTCTCCTTATGTAAAGCTTATCATGGGCTTGTCTTTTGGCATAGCTTTAAGTCTTGTTATTATGGCTGGATCAGAACTTTTTACAGGAAATAATATGGTTATGACCATAGGAACATTAAATAAAAAGACTTCATGGAAAGATACCTTAAGCATATGGAGTTTCAGTTTTGTAGGAAATTTAATAGGATCAATGCTTTTAGCTTTAATATTTGTTAATGCGGGATTAGCAAAAGGAGCTGTAGGTAAATTTATTTTAAAAACAGCAGAAACAAAGATGACACTACCTCCTATGGAGTTATTTTTAAGAGGGTTGTTATGTAATGTTTTGGTTTGTTTAGCTGTATGGTGTAGTTTAAAAATGAAAGAAGAGGCAGGAAAACTCATAATGATATTTTGGTGTTTATTTGCCTTTATATCATCAGGATTTGAACACAGTGTGGCAAATATGACGTTGCTTTCTATAGCTTTATTTATACCACATGGAGCTCAAATATCCGTAAATGGAATGGCATATAATTTGATTTTTGTTACTTTAGGAAACATTATAGGCGGAGCATTATTTGTGGGAGCAGCCTATTATAAAATATCAAAAAAATAG
- the asrB gene encoding anaerobic sulfite reductase subunit AsrB gives MTANNVYMPFKSEILDIKKHTDIEYTFRMSYEGEVKPGQFFEVSLPKYGEAPISVCEIGEGYIDLTIRRVGVVTDEIYNYNIGQSLFLRGPYGNGFDLDNYKNKEIVVVAGGTGVAPVKGIMDYFSTNPNECKGFNLIVGFKTINNVLFKEDIERWKENINVTVTLDVAEEGYKGNTGLVTKYIPELNIKDKENVQVVVVGPPIMMKFAVAEFLKLGIKEENIWISQERKMCCGLGKCGHCKIDDTYICLDGPVFNYVKGKTLID, from the coding sequence ATGACTGCAAATAATGTATATATGCCTTTTAAATCTGAAATATTAGATATAAAAAAACATACAGATATAGAATATACTTTTAGAATGTCCTATGAGGGAGAAGTAAAACCTGGTCAATTCTTCGAAGTATCCTTACCTAAGTATGGGGAAGCTCCTATATCAGTGTGTGAAATAGGAGAAGGATATATAGATTTAACTATAAGAAGAGTAGGGGTAGTTACTGACGAAATTTATAACTACAATATCGGACAAAGTTTATTTTTAAGAGGACCTTATGGGAATGGATTTGACTTAGATAATTATAAAAACAAAGAAATAGTTGTAGTGGCAGGTGGTACAGGAGTGGCACCAGTTAAGGGAATAATGGACTACTTCTCAACAAATCCTAATGAATGCAAAGGATTTAATCTTATAGTAGGATTCAAAACTATAAACAATGTATTATTTAAAGAAGATATAGAAAGATGGAAAGAAAATATTAATGTAACTGTTACATTAGATGTAGCAGAGGAAGGTTACAAAGGAAACACAGGTCTTGTAACTAAATATATTCCAGAATTAAATATAAAAGATAAGGAAAATGTACAAGTTGTAGTAGTAGGACCACCTATAATGATGAAATTTGCAGTAGCAGAGTTTTTAAAATTAGGAATAAAAGAAGAAAATATTTGGATATCTCAAGAAAGAAAAATGTGTTGTGGACTTGGAAAATGTGGTCATTGTAAAATAGACGATACCTATATTTGCCTAGACGGTCCAGTTTTTAATTATGTAAAGGGAAAAACTCTTATAGATTAG